One window from the genome of Pseudomonadota bacterium encodes:
- a CDS encoding CBS domain-containing protein, protein MSCISAMLKNPLTVSPKDTVGKGMERLLKERIRSMPVVDGRGNYIGMFHFRQVLKQLLPKSVLAEGGVDDLDFLHGTDQQVVDKLGDVYKMKIGDVVDTERPVLREDEVFWAMVHMIYKYDAPMAVLKADTRKLIGIVSKQSLIEELLRRRAFKEE, encoded by the coding sequence ATGTCCTGTATATCCGCTATGCTAAAAAATCCGCTGACGGTATCACCGAAAGATACGGTCGGTAAAGGCATGGAGCGTTTGCTGAAAGAACGGATCCGTTCCATGCCCGTTGTGGACGGCCGTGGAAACTATATCGGCATGTTCCATTTCCGTCAGGTTCTAAAACAGCTTTTACCGAAATCCGTATTGGCTGAAGGCGGTGTGGATGATCTGGATTTTCTGCACGGCACTGACCAACAGGTTGTCGATAAGCTGGGTGATGTTTATAAAATGAAAATCGGCGATGTCGTGGATACCGAACGCCCGGTTTTACGGGAAGACGAAGTTTTTTGGGCAATGGTGCATATGATTTATAAATATGATGCCCCGATGGCGGTTCTGAAAGCCGATACGCGCAAACTGATCGGTATTGTCTCTAAACAGTCGCTGATCGAAGAGCTGTTGCGCCGCCGCGCATTCAAAGAAGAATAA
- a CDS encoding DUF58 domain-containing protein, which translates to MSEFAELLQKDSLPDLIVAAERVAMNVIQGSHGRRRVGMGESFWQFRSYLPSDPVRSIDWRQSAKRDNTYIRQTEWEAAQTVILWHDASGSMDYSSDPAKFPTKKRYAMFLLLSLAGALLRGGENVLVPGHRPLQGYPSLPHVAELLMQQGRPLSDLGKLPRDAHGVFVTDGLIDTEELAQDVQQLALNRIDGHFVHILDPAEKSLPFSGHAVFTGLEEGEEPQKIQDVRTIRAAYQEKLEQHRKALKTIVKAAGWFFHEAGTEAAATDAVLPIYEMLMFSKR; encoded by the coding sequence ATGAGCGAATTTGCCGAATTATTGCAAAAAGACAGCCTGCCCGACCTGATCGTGGCGGCGGAGCGCGTCGCGATGAATGTGATTCAAGGCAGTCACGGACGCCGCCGCGTCGGTATGGGGGAAAGCTTTTGGCAGTTCCGCAGCTATCTGCCCTCCGACCCTGTACGCAGTATTGACTGGCGGCAATCGGCAAAACGCGACAATACCTATATCCGCCAGACGGAATGGGAGGCGGCGCAAACCGTTATTTTATGGCATGACGCATCGGGGTCGATGGATTACAGCTCCGACCCTGCGAAATTTCCGACCAAAAAACGCTATGCGATGTTTCTGCTTTTGTCTTTGGCGGGGGCGCTGCTGCGCGGCGGCGAAAATGTGCTGGTGCCGGGGCACCGCCCTTTACAGGGCTATCCGTCTTTGCCGCATGTTGCGGAATTGCTGATGCAGCAGGGGCGTCCTTTGTCCGATCTGGGAAAACTGCCGCGTGATGCGCATGGCGTTTTTGTGACGGACGGGCTGATCGACACGGAAGAACTGGCGCAGGATGTGCAGCAGCTGGCCTTGAACCGCATTGACGGGCATTTTGTGCATATTCTTGACCCTGCCGAGAAATCACTGCCGTTTTCCGGCCATGCGGTCTTTACCGGGCTGGAAGAAGGCGAAGAACCGCAGAAAATACAGGATGTGCGGACAATCCGCGCCGCCTATCAGGAAAAACTGGAACAGCATCGCAAGGCGTTGAAGACGATCGTCAAGGCGGCAGGGTGGTTTTTCCATGAGGCGGGTACGGAAGCCGCGGCAACGGATGCCGTTTTGCCGATTTATGAAATGCTGATGTTTAGCAAAAGATAG
- a CDS encoding YmdB family metallophosphoesterase, which produces MRFLFLGDVVSAAACREIARLLPVWRREWALDCVVVNGENAVKGRGITPDVCADLYDAGVDCITTGNHVWDQREIIPYIEKDDRLLRPLNLSDTMPGRGSVMLQTAGGAKVLVVNMMLRLFMFDMVDDPFVKMQNLLQKYTLGRDVQSIIVDVHGEATSEMQAFGHHFDGRVSVVVGTHTHVPTSDYQILPGGTAFQTDAGMCGCYDSVLGFHKEGAINRFRHKVPKPPMDPDEDERVTLAGLFVELDEKTGLAVRVEQVLSGGILRQSLPFSNPAGNAAVNG; this is translated from the coding sequence ATACGGTTTCTTTTTCTGGGCGATGTGGTCAGCGCGGCTGCTTGCCGTGAAATTGCGCGTTTGCTGCCTGTCTGGCGCCGCGAATGGGCGCTGGATTGCGTTGTCGTCAATGGCGAGAATGCGGTAAAGGGGCGCGGCATTACGCCGGATGTTTGCGCGGATTTATATGATGCGGGTGTGGACTGCATTACCACCGGTAATCATGTCTGGGATCAGCGCGAAATTATTCCCTATATTGAAAAAGACGACCGTTTGCTGCGTCCCTTGAATTTGTCGGATACGATGCCGGGACGCGGATCGGTGATGTTGCAGACGGCGGGCGGTGCAAAAGTGCTGGTTGTGAATATGATGCTGCGCCTGTTCATGTTTGATATGGTTGATGACCCTTTCGTGAAAATGCAGAATTTATTGCAGAAATATACGCTGGGTCGCGATGTGCAAAGCATTATCGTTGATGTTCATGGCGAAGCCACCAGCGAGATGCAGGCTTTCGGTCATCATTTTGATGGCCGTGTGTCCGTGGTTGTCGGCACGCATACCCATGTTCCGACATCGGATTATCAGATATTGCCGGGCGGCACGGCGTTTCAGACCGATGCCGGCATGTGCGGCTGCTATGACAGCGTTCTGGGTTTTCACAAGGAAGGCGCGATCAACCGTTTCCGCCATAAAGTACCGAAACCGCCGATGGATCCCGATGAGGATGAGCGGGTAACGCTGGCGGGATTATTCGTCGAACTGGATGAAAAGACGGGGCTGGCCGTGCGGGTCGAGCAAGTTTTGTCCGGCGGTATTTTGCGTCAGTCTCTTCCTTTTTCGAACCCTGCCGGAAATGCGGCAGTGAACGGATAA
- a CDS encoding DUF192 domain-containing protein: MRRLKKILVFIVIPAFIIFAGVTAWGYFVLMPKYNEVMCHNTGPEFPLKELIGFDFDDSDEIYVDSSKLTASENQLVVLSPDGHETQFRVEVAANDAQRRRGLMHRRRLDKDSGMLFLFWDVKERSFWMKDTHLPLDILFLNRDGTVAKLHENAEPRSKASIHSGSRVWAVLELNGGTARDLGLVPGGGRVIHEAFESPEQEDDL, encoded by the coding sequence ATGAGACGTTTGAAAAAAATACTGGTCTTCATTGTGATCCCCGCCTTTATCATATTTGCGGGCGTGACGGCATGGGGTTATTTCGTGCTGATGCCGAAATATAATGAAGTCATGTGTCACAATACCGGGCCGGAATTCCCGCTGAAAGAGCTGATCGGCTTTGATTTTGACGATAGTGATGAAATCTATGTCGATTCTTCCAAACTGACGGCATCGGAAAATCAGCTGGTTGTGCTGAGTCCTGACGGGCATGAAACCCAGTTCCGCGTTGAGGTTGCCGCTAATGATGCCCAGCGCCGCCGCGGGCTGATGCATCGCCGCCGCCTGGATAAGGATTCCGGTATGCTGTTCCTGTTCTGGGATGTGAAAGAGCGTTCCTTCTGGATGAAGGACACGCATCTGCCGCTGGATATTCTGTTTTTAAACCGTGACGGTACAGTGGCGAAACTGCATGAAAATGCCGAACCGCGTTCAAAGGCGTCCATCCATTCCGGATCGCGCGTCTGGGCGGTACTGGAATTAAACGGCGGCACGGCGCGTGACCTTGGTCTGGTGCCGGGCGGCGGCCGTGTTATCCATGAGGCATTCGAATCCCCTGAACAGGAAGATGATCTGTAA
- a CDS encoding DUF4159 domain-containing protein, producing MPSLVTFLFPAVLFGFALLPIVWLLLRLLPPTPKRIPFPAIMLLRNLQETEKPSQHTPWWLLLLRVTALGLFILAMAEPVTHTAQELYDSVLKKDRPVLLLIDNDWAAGQNWQQRQDMAQRLIERVHRSGRNIIVVPTASRIYDTNIVAAEAAKGLVRQITPQPWPADYDDIAEKTARLSKELDTFWISNGFHSGVAGEQQSYKDSETYHLINLLRDRGEVTLVDAGNDAYFPTLLKVLPGKDKNTLTLEARRLTETEQAVPATVVMYGEGGRVLGQERMMIAAGSSKETAQVAIDTDRRNQLTHLKIQQASHAGGTYMVDENWRFRPVGIAATEAMLNNQGYLNDIFYMIRALEPYADLRTGTVHDMLEGAKLAVMMISDDYPLTSDERGELRGWVEKGGMLVRFAGPNIAAQPDRDNLLPVRLRYGGRDFEGSLTWDVPQELGGFAETGPFAGLEIPEDSKITVSKQVLAEPSLELEEKIWARLTDKTPLVTGGTEGAGHIVLFHTTANPLWSDISISGVFIEMLKRLIALSVGVTGIEGQDVRLMPDRLLDGFGRLQPAGTQFEPITNQKDFLVNPKNPPGFYGEGDALKAFNLIDHVNLPTTRITYNLPDEVKVMPYESGKETSFKPHLAVTVLLLLLADFLISLYMRGLLTRPVRAAMVIAAVSLLGFLPGTALAQQPAVKESEAIRYTNETWIAYVMTGDGNLDQTSRRGLDALRRMAGRRTSVDIQGVVGVNPERDVLTYFPFIYWPISASQTPLTRRGRDNVQDYLENGGLILFDTRDSQYGMDEDRVDQGRGAQHLKTLLRGMRIPALHPVPEMHALRRSFYLLDNFPGRYNGGRLWVQKKPAQDHDNVPSMMIGGNDWAGAWATMDNGRPMFRIDSGGERQREMAYRFGINVIMMALTGNYKVDQIHTQELLNRIGR from the coding sequence ATGCCAAGTTTGGTAACATTTCTGTTTCCCGCCGTGTTATTCGGGTTTGCGCTGCTGCCGATTGTCTGGCTGCTGCTTAGGCTGTTGCCGCCGACACCAAAACGGATTCCGTTTCCGGCCATCATGCTGCTGCGCAATTTGCAGGAAACGGAAAAGCCCAGTCAGCATACGCCCTGGTGGTTGCTGTTGCTGCGCGTAACGGCGCTGGGTCTGTTTATTCTGGCGATGGCGGAACCTGTAACCCATACCGCGCAGGAGCTGTATGATTCCGTGTTAAAGAAAGACCGTCCCGTACTGCTGCTGATTGATAATGACTGGGCGGCGGGGCAGAACTGGCAACAGCGGCAGGATATGGCGCAGCGTCTTATCGAACGCGTACACCGCAGCGGCCGCAATATTATTGTTGTGCCGACGGCCTCCCGCATTTATGACACCAATATCGTCGCGGCAGAAGCCGCCAAAGGGCTGGTGCGGCAGATTACGCCGCAGCCATGGCCCGCCGATTATGATGACATCGCTGAAAAAACCGCCCGTTTAAGTAAAGAGCTTGATACGTTCTGGATCAGTAACGGCTTTCATTCCGGTGTCGCGGGGGAACAGCAGAGTTATAAGGATTCGGAAACCTATCACCTGATCAATCTGCTGCGGGACAGGGGCGAGGTTACGCTGGTGGATGCGGGCAATGATGCCTATTTTCCGACATTGCTGAAAGTGCTGCCCGGCAAGGATAAAAACACGCTGACGCTGGAGGCGCGGCGCCTGACGGAGACCGAACAGGCTGTCCCCGCCACGGTTGTCATGTATGGGGAAGGCGGGCGCGTGCTGGGGCAGGAGCGGATGATGATTGCCGCAGGCAGCAGCAAAGAAACCGCGCAGGTCGCAATTGATACGGACCGCCGCAACCAGTTGACGCATCTGAAAATTCAGCAGGCAAGCCATGCGGGCGGCACTTATATGGTGGATGAAAACTGGCGTTTCCGTCCCGTCGGGATTGCCGCAACCGAGGCGATGCTGAATAATCAGGGCTATTTGAATGACATCTTTTATATGATCCGCGCTTTGGAGCCTTATGCCGATCTGCGAACCGGTACGGTGCATGACATGCTGGAGGGAGCAAAACTGGCCGTGATGATGATCAGTGACGATTACCCGCTGACATCCGATGAACGCGGAGAGCTGCGCGGCTGGGTTGAAAAAGGCGGGATGCTGGTACGTTTTGCCGGGCCGAATATTGCCGCACAGCCGGACAGGGATAATCTTCTGCCGGTGCGTCTGCGTTACGGCGGCCGCGATTTTGAAGGTAGCCTGACATGGGATGTGCCGCAGGAACTGGGCGGTTTTGCCGAAACGGGCCCCTTTGCAGGGCTGGAGATTCCGGAAGACAGCAAGATTACGGTCTCCAAACAGGTCTTGGCGGAGCCGTCTTTGGAGCTGGAGGAAAAAATCTGGGCGCGTCTGACGGATAAAACACCGCTGGTCACCGGCGGGACGGAAGGCGCGGGGCATATTGTCCTGTTTCATACCACCGCCAATCCGTTATGGAGCGATATCAGTATTTCGGGTGTTTTTATCGAGATGCTGAAGAGGTTGATCGCCCTCAGCGTCGGCGTGACGGGTATTGAAGGGCAGGATGTTCGCCTGATGCCTGACAGGCTGCTGGACGGTTTCGGGCGTTTGCAGCCGGCGGGAACGCAATTCGAGCCGATTACCAACCAGAAGGATTTTCTGGTTAATCCGAAAAATCCGCCCGGTTTTTACGGCGAGGGCGATGCGCTGAAAGCCTTTAATCTGATTGACCATGTCAATCTGCCGACCACGCGTATTACCTATAATCTGCCGGATGAGGTGAAAGTTATGCCTTATGAAAGCGGTAAGGAAACCTCGTTCAAGCCGCATCTGGCGGTGACGGTCTTGCTGTTGCTGCTGGCTGATTTTCTGATTTCGCTTTATATGCGCGGCTTGTTGACGCGTCCGGTGCGGGCGGCGATGGTAATCGCGGCAGTCTCGCTGCTGGGTTTTTTGCCCGGTACGGCGCTGGCACAGCAGCCTGCGGTGAAGGAAAGCGAAGCCATCCGCTATACGAATGAGACATGGATCGCTTATGTGATGACCGGAGACGGCAATCTGGATCAAACCAGCCGCCGGGGGCTGGATGCTTTGCGCCGGATGGCGGGGCGGCGGACATCGGTGGATATTCAGGGTGTTGTCGGCGTTAATCCCGAACGGGATGTGTTGACTTATTTCCCCTTTATCTATTGGCCGATTTCCGCATCGCAGACGCCGCTGACAAGACGCGGACGCGATAATGTGCAGGATTATCTCGAGAATGGCGGTTTGATCCTGTTTGATACGCGTGACAGTCAATACGGTATGGATGAAGACCGTGTCGATCAGGGCCGCGGTGCGCAGCATCTGAAAACCCTGCTGCGCGGTATGCGGATACCGGCATTGCATCCCGTGCCAGAGATGCATGCGCTGCGGCGGTCTTTTTATCTGTTGGATAACTTCCCGGGCCGTTATAACGGCGGCAGATTATGGGTGCAGAAAAAACCGGCACAGGACCATGATAATGTGCCCAGCATGATGATTGGCGGCAATGATTGGGCCGGTGCCTGGGCAACAATGGATAACGGTCGCCCGATGTTCCGCATTGATTCCGGCGGAGAAAGACAGCGCGAGATGGCCTACCGTTTCGGCATTAATGTGATTATGATGGCGCTGACCGGTAATTATAAGGTCGACCAGATCCATACGCAGGAACTCTTGAACAGGATCGGGCGGTAG
- a CDS encoding exodeoxyribonuclease VII large subunit, whose product MEKSLFDHATEQEKTAPEKTSGANAPQEITVSQLSNLLKRRIEDEFGYVRVRGELSRVTVAKSGHLYTSLKDENAVLDSICWKGTMARLSVKPEEGLDVVCTGRLTTYPARSNYQLIIESMELAGEGALLKMLEDRRKKLAAEGLFDENRKKTLPFLPDVIGVVTSPTGAVIRDILHRLAERFPRRVLVWPVMVQGQGAAEQVRKAIEGFNALPENSPHRPDVLIVARGGGSLEDLMPFNDEAVVRAAAASAIPLISAVGHETDTTLIDYAADLRAPTPTAAAEKAVPVRAQIAAQVLDYEGRLVQVMQSRLMLSRRQLEALARGLGNPARLLETAVQRLDQAGLRLDMGLKNWLAQRQAHLRELSARLTPSALRTQAVHDGRQLQNLTERLQTVMRQKTETEKKRLEFLSAMLESLSFKKILERGFALVTDPKTGKTVHGAAELSDGDFVGLQFHDGKLSAIIKTD is encoded by the coding sequence ATGGAAAAATCTCTTTTCGATCATGCGACGGAACAGGAAAAAACCGCACCGGAAAAGACATCCGGCGCAAATGCGCCGCAGGAAATCACGGTCAGCCAGCTGAGTAACCTACTGAAGCGGCGTATCGAAGACGAATTCGGCTATGTTCGTGTGCGCGGGGAGCTGTCGCGGGTCACAGTGGCCAAATCGGGACATCTTTACACATCTTTGAAAGATGAAAATGCCGTACTTGATTCCATCTGCTGGAAAGGCACGATGGCGCGGTTGTCCGTGAAACCGGAGGAAGGGCTGGATGTCGTCTGTACGGGGCGGTTGACAACCTATCCCGCGCGTTCGAATTATCAGCTGATTATTGAAAGCATGGAGCTGGCAGGTGAGGGCGCGCTGCTGAAAATGCTGGAAGATCGGCGCAAAAAACTCGCGGCGGAAGGCCTGTTTGACGAAAACCGTAAAAAAACGCTGCCGTTTTTGCCGGATGTCATCGGTGTTGTGACCTCGCCGACCGGTGCGGTGATCCGCGATATTCTGCACCGTCTGGCGGAGCGCTTTCCGCGCCGCGTGCTGGTCTGGCCGGTGATGGTGCAGGGGCAGGGCGCGGCTGAACAGGTCAGAAAAGCGATTGAGGGCTTTAACGCCTTGCCGGAAAATTCTCCGCACCGTCCCGATGTGCTGATTGTGGCGCGCGGCGGCGGATCGCTGGAGGATTTGATGCCGTTTAATGACGAGGCGGTTGTCCGTGCGGCGGCGGCAAGTGCTATTCCGCTGATTTCCGCTGTGGGGCATGAAACCGATACGACTCTGATTGATTATGCCGCCGATTTGCGTGCGCCGACACCGACGGCGGCGGCGGAAAAGGCCGTGCCTGTCAGGGCGCAAATTGCCGCGCAGGTGCTGGATTATGAAGGACGGCTGGTACAGGTGATGCAAAGCCGGTTGATGCTGTCGCGCCGCCAGCTGGAAGCTTTGGCGCGCGGGCTGGGTAATCCGGCACGTTTGCTGGAAACCGCCGTGCAAAGGCTGGACCAAGCCGGACTGCGGCTGGATATGGGATTGAAAAACTGGCTGGCACAGCGGCAGGCGCATTTGCGCGAATTATCGGCGCGGCTGACACCGTCGGCATTGCGGACGCAGGCTGTGCATGACGGGCGGCAATTGCAGAATTTGACGGAGCGTTTGCAGACAGTCATGCGGCAAAAAACAGAAACGGAAAAAAAACGTCTGGAATTTTTATCCGCAATGCTGGAGAGCCTGTCCTTTAAAAAGATATTAGAGCGCGGCTTTGCGCTGGTGACAGACCCGAAAACCGGAAAAACCGTGCATGGCGCGGCGGAACTTTCGGACGGGGATTTTGTCGGCTTGCAATTCCATGACGGAAAGCTTTCTGCTATTATCAAAACGGACTGA
- a CDS encoding 5-formyltetrahydrofolate cyclo-ligase → MEARQHMPASDKKSLRELFLTERRKISPVVEQHYAAEIASKVLNNFDFKNKVIAGYWPVHGEADIRPVLMHLSSGGHRCALPVIAREDEPLIFRGWASTVKMVQGAHGIPVPDKNDPVAETLDPDILLVPLVAYDRRGQRLGYGGGYYDRTIAALRAKKPVEVVGIGFSVQKSVELLPVEPHDVVLDCVVTERMIDRF, encoded by the coding sequence ATGGAAGCGCGACAGCATATGCCTGCCTCTGATAAAAAAAGCCTCAGAGAACTCTTTTTGACTGAACGCCGCAAAATTTCTCCCGTTGTAGAACAGCATTATGCTGCTGAAATCGCCAGCAAGGTTCTCAATAATTTCGACTTTAAAAACAAAGTTATCGCCGGATATTGGCCCGTCCATGGCGAGGCGGATATCCGTCCCGTGCTGATGCATCTATCTTCGGGCGGACATCGCTGTGCATTGCCGGTCATCGCACGTGAAGACGAACCGCTGATTTTCCGCGGCTGGGCAAGCACGGTGAAAATGGTGCAAGGGGCGCACGGTATTCCCGTTCCCGATAAAAACGATCCCGTGGCTGAAACACTTGATCCGGATATTCTGCTGGTGCCGCTGGTGGCTTATGACCGCCGCGGGCAACGTCTTGGTTACGGCGGCGGCTATTACGACCGGACGATCGCGGCACTGCGTGCGAAGAAACCGGTGGAAGTCGTCGGTATCGGCTTTAGTGTTCAAAAATCCGTGGAATTACTGCCGGTCGAGCCGCATGATGTCGTGCTGGATTGCGTGGTAACGGAACGTATGATTGACCGTTTCTGA
- a CDS encoding cell division protein ZapA has product MSEITININGRGYDIACDVGQEGRVLDLATYVDQRIKEISRSGAAYNDSHLMVLAALLLANEALEARENAGLGSPLKMDAPEETDAGADVADDAAIAELEETLERLEAEKQQVLAVIEQLTARVEGLTAKVEAFG; this is encoded by the coding sequence GTGTCGGAAATCACCATCAATATTAATGGCCGCGGCTATGACATCGCCTGTGATGTCGGGCAGGAAGGCCGTGTGCTGGATCTGGCGACTTATGTCGATCAGCGCATCAAGGAAATCAGCCGTTCGGGTGCTGCGTATAACGATTCCCATCTGATGGTGCTGGCGGCGTTACTGCTGGCCAATGAGGCACTGGAAGCACGCGAAAACGCCGGTCTCGGTTCGCCGCTGAAAATGGATGCGCCGGAGGAAACGGATGCCGGTGCCGATGTTGCGGATGATGCCGCAATTGCAGAGCTGGAAGAAACGCTGGAGCGTCTGGAAGCTGAAAAGCAGCAGGTGCTGGCAGTGATTGAACAGCTGACGGCGCGTGTTGAAGGTCTGACGGCCAAAGTCGAAGCTTTCGGCTAG
- a CDS encoding ArsB/NhaD family transporter, with product MVVGHGGGGETFTPDVIFGLDPLITAAVILVAAYAVIITERVNRAVVSLIGAGLMVLTGVLNQSAAIRGVDFNTIALLVGMMTIVGVSKKSGIFQYIAILTAKFVRGDPRLLMVGLSIITAVFSALLDNVTTVMLIVPVTLLLVDQLKLPAFPFLFTQIFASNIGGTATLIGDPPNILIGSAVDLSFMDFVYNVGPPALITMVLMMLIFDVMWGRKLKTSDKDRAYIMSYNEKEALNDKVLLVKSGIAMGLALLGFTAGHDMGYQPGTVALFCAALLLLMDGWRKSPETQSKKVHSALNTVEWETIFFFIGLFIIVYGVETTGLLSIFAHKFLAFTEGNIAMTGMLILWVSAIASTIVDNIPFVATMIPMIKAMGPNLGGDQALMPLWWCLSLGACFGGNGSLVGASANLIVAGFAERAGERISFMRFLKFGFPLMLVTMTVASVYAWFVYLH from the coding sequence ATGGTTGTAGGGCATGGTGGCGGCGGAGAAACATTTACGCCGGATGTGATTTTCGGATTGGATCCGTTGATAACGGCGGCGGTGATACTGGTTGCCGCTTATGCGGTGATTATTACCGAGCGTGTTAACCGCGCCGTGGTGTCGCTGATCGGTGCCGGATTGATGGTGTTGACGGGGGTTTTGAACCAGTCGGCGGCCATTCGCGGTGTTGATTTCAATACGATTGCGCTGCTGGTCGGTATGATGACCATTGTCGGCGTCTCCAAGAAAAGCGGTATTTTTCAATATATAGCGATTTTAACGGCCAAATTTGTGCGCGGTGATCCGCGTCTTTTGATGGTCGGGTTATCAATCATCACGGCTGTTTTCTCGGCTTTGCTGGATAATGTGACAACGGTGATGCTGATTGTGCCGGTGACGCTGCTGCTGGTCGATCAGTTAAAACTTCCGGCTTTTCCGTTTTTGTTCACGCAGATTTTCGCGTCAAATATCGGCGGTACGGCAACATTGATCGGTGATCCGCCCAATATTCTGATCGGATCGGCTGTTGATCTCAGCTTTATGGATTTTGTCTATAATGTCGGGCCGCCGGCACTGATTACCATGGTTTTGATGATGTTGATTTTTGATGTCATGTGGGGGCGCAAGCTGAAAACCAGTGATAAAGACCGCGCTTATATCATGTCCTATAACGAGAAAGAGGCGCTGAATGACAAAGTACTGCTGGTGAAATCCGGAATTGCTATGGGACTGGCTTTGCTGGGCTTTACCGCCGGACATGATATGGGTTACCAGCCGGGAACGGTGGCACTGTTCTGTGCGGCGTTGCTGCTGCTGATGGATGGTTGGCGCAAATCTCCGGAAACACAGTCCAAAAAAGTGCATAGCGCACTGAATACCGTGGAATGGGAAACCATCTTTTTCTTCATCGGTCTGTTTATCATCGTCTATGGTGTGGAAACGACCGGGCTGCTGAGTATTTTTGCGCATAAATTTCTGGCCTTTACCGAAGGAAATATTGCGATGACCGGCATGCTGATTTTATGGGTGTCGGCGATTGCGTCCACGATTGTGGATAATATTCCTTTTGTGGCGACGATGATTCCGATGATTAAGGCGATGGGGCCCAATCTGGGCGGTGATCAGGCTTTGATGCCGCTTTGGTGGTGTTTGTCGCTGGGCGCCTGTTTCGGCGGTAACGGATCACTGGTCGGTGCCAGTGCCAATTTGATTGTTGCGGGATTTGCCGAACGTGCGGGGGAGCGTATTTCCTTCATGCGCTTCCTGAAATTCGGCTTTCCGTTGATGTTGGTGACCATGACGGTTGCGTCCGTCTATGCGTGGTTTGTCTATTTACACTAG